Proteins encoded in a region of the bacterium genome:
- a CDS encoding amidohydrolase family protein: MTIDTNCHLGHWPFRKLEHADAEGLLRLMDRHGVDQAWVGAFEGVFYRDCGQANRDLLAGLAGHEDRLRPWATINPAFPAWESDLQEALAAGMAGVRLYPNYHGYALDDACVPELLTALGPSGTSGPTQPVPVAIYHKFVDERLHHWTCLVPPVAMTMKPLLQAFPQQAFLLCGCGMPHAQALAGTIRQGRVWLDISRLEGVEAVRLLIETVGLEHVVLGSHAPYFYMGAAHLKLVEAGLTEEELEAVRHNNASRPLSL, from the coding sequence ATGACCATTGACACCAACTGCCACCTGGGCCACTGGCCCTTCCGCAAACTCGAGCACGCCGACGCTGAGGGACTGCTGCGGCTCATGGACCGCCACGGCGTGGACCAGGCCTGGGTCGGCGCCTTCGAGGGCGTCTTCTACCGCGACTGCGGGCAGGCCAATCGCGACCTCCTGGCGGGCCTAGCCGGCCACGAGGACCGCCTGCGCCCGTGGGCCACGATCAACCCCGCCTTCCCGGCGTGGGAGAGTGACCTGCAGGAGGCGCTGGCCGCGGGAATGGCAGGGGTGCGGCTGTATCCGAACTACCACGGGTATGCGCTCGATGACGCGTGTGTCCCGGAGCTACTGACGGCGCTGGGGCCGTCCGGGACGTCCGGCCCCACGCAGCCGGTGCCGGTCGCCATCTACCACAAGTTCGTGGATGAACGGCTGCACCACTGGACGTGCCTCGTGCCTCCGGTGGCGATGACGATGAAGCCGCTCCTGCAGGCGTTCCCGCAGCAGGCGTTCTTGCTTTGCGGCTGCGGAATGCCCCACGCGCAGGCGCTGGCGGGGACCATCCGCCAGGGGCGCGTGTGGCTGGACATCTCGCGACTGGAGGGGGTGGAAGCGGTGCGGCTACTCATCGAGACGGTGGGGCTAGAGCACGTCGTGCTGGGCAGCCACGCGCCCTACTTCTACATGGGCGCGGCGCACCTGAAGCTGGTGGAGGCGGGGCTGACGGAGGAGGAACTGGAGGCGGTGCGCCACAACAACGCTTCACGGCCACTGTCGCTGTAG
- a CDS encoding Gfo/Idh/MocA family oxidoreductase, producing the protein MDRVRIAVIGCGGISAAHINGILAEPRAELVYCVDVDEALAQAKAEKAGCKYATDWLSVLDDVDAVDICTPPHLHAEMTITAARAGKHVLCEKIMAISLDQAEAMVAAVDEAGIVFMVGFVLRYRREFMILNELCRSGKLGQIHQAYAQTSMQLGVPPKEWRRSVQTHPFGCFMSHGCHYVDQLIWHVGEIVETASVGNAFTFGDWIPGGDDTTCAVFKHENGAVSAYVESWATPYPMTPLKIDIYGKAGSARVEYLRDGHRIVDLHNADGWQRVWEFDPSNQEMMDVFGGAKDMHGQISHFVECIIEGKQPMTHGREGIKAMQVISASMEAERTGRIVSVPDFMAARE; encoded by the coding sequence ATGGATAGGGTACGCATCGCCGTCATCGGCTGCGGCGGCATCAGCGCCGCCCACATCAACGGCATCCTGGCCGAGCCGCGCGCGGAACTGGTCTACTGCGTGGACGTGGACGAGGCCCTGGCGCAGGCCAAGGCGGAGAAGGCCGGCTGCAAGTATGCGACCGACTGGCTGAGCGTTCTCGACGACGTGGACGCGGTGGACATCTGCACCCCGCCGCACCTGCACGCCGAGATGACCATCACCGCGGCGCGCGCTGGCAAGCACGTGCTATGCGAGAAGATCATGGCTATCAGCCTCGACCAGGCCGAGGCGATGGTCGCCGCGGTGGACGAAGCCGGCATCGTGTTCATGGTTGGCTTTGTGCTGCGCTACCGGCGCGAGTTCATGATCCTCAACGAGCTATGCCGCAGCGGCAAGCTCGGGCAGATACACCAGGCCTATGCCCAGACCTCGATGCAGCTCGGCGTGCCGCCCAAGGAATGGCGCCGCAGCGTGCAGACCCACCCCTTCGGCTGTTTCATGTCCCACGGCTGCCACTACGTGGACCAACTCATCTGGCATGTCGGGGAGATCGTCGAGACCGCCTCGGTGGGCAATGCCTTCACCTTCGGCGACTGGATCCCCGGGGGCGATGACACCACCTGCGCGGTCTTCAAGCACGAGAACGGCGCCGTCAGCGCCTACGTCGAGAGCTGGGCCACGCCATACCCGATGACCCCGCTGAAGATAGACATCTATGGCAAGGCGGGCTCGGCGCGTGTGGAGTACCTGCGCGACGGCCACCGCATCGTCGACCTGCACAACGCCGACGGCTGGCAGCGCGTCTGGGAGTTCGACCCGAGCAACCAGGAGATGATGGATGTCTTCGGCGGCGCCAAGGACATGCACGGGCAGATCAGCCATTTCGTCGAGTGTATCATCGAGGGCAAACAGCCCATGACCCACGGGCGCGAGGGGATCAAGGCGATGCAGGTGATCTCTGCTTCCATGGAAGCAGAGCGCACGGGCCGGATCGTGAGCGTGCCGGACTTCATGGCCGCGCGCGAGTAG
- the sat gene encoding sulfate adenylyltransferase has product MIEPHGGKLVNRVLEGEALADAQARAASLPKLVVSYDTARDAQNIARGVFSPCEGFIGKDDLDSILDGFRLSNGVPWTIPIMLDVSAADRVPVGDVALVQDGHDEPLAIYHVTEVYPWDKEKTAQVVFGTTETEHPGVRGLFERGDYLVGGTLDLLDNDRGPYAAWNLFPAETRQVFGDKGWRTTVAFQTRNVPHVGHEDLQKTVLGLCDGLLIQPLIGKKKPGDFRDEVILEAYKALIHEYFSPDHVFLNILPTEMRYGGPKEAILHAIMRKNYGCTHIVIGRDHAGVSRKDKTPYYGEEEAIEFFASFDDLGIQPIMIRGDFWWCKKCGRVASNRNCPHGEDLQIQFSGTIIRKGILDGAPVPEEVMRPEVLEVIRRFEQPFVE; this is encoded by the coding sequence ATGATCGAGCCCCATGGCGGCAAGCTGGTCAACCGAGTTCTGGAGGGCGAGGCGCTGGCAGATGCGCAGGCTCGCGCGGCCTCGCTGCCGAAGTTGGTTGTGAGCTACGACACCGCGCGCGATGCCCAGAACATCGCCCGTGGCGTCTTTTCCCCCTGTGAAGGGTTCATTGGCAAGGACGATCTAGACAGCATCCTCGACGGCTTCCGTCTGAGCAACGGCGTGCCGTGGACGATTCCCATCATGCTTGACGTCTCGGCCGCCGACCGCGTCCCCGTGGGCGATGTGGCGCTCGTTCAGGACGGGCACGACGAGCCCCTGGCGATCTACCACGTGACCGAAGTGTACCCGTGGGACAAGGAGAAGACGGCGCAGGTCGTGTTCGGCACCACCGAGACCGAGCACCCGGGCGTGCGCGGGCTGTTCGAGCGCGGCGACTACCTCGTCGGCGGGACGCTCGACCTGCTCGACAACGACCGGGGGCCCTATGCGGCATGGAACCTCTTTCCTGCCGAGACTCGTCAGGTCTTTGGTGACAAGGGGTGGCGGACGACCGTGGCCTTCCAGACCCGGAACGTGCCCCACGTCGGCCATGAGGACCTGCAGAAGACGGTGCTGGGGCTGTGCGACGGGCTGCTGATCCAGCCGCTCATCGGCAAGAAGAAGCCGGGCGACTTCAGGGATGAGGTCATCCTCGAAGCGTACAAGGCGCTCATTCACGAGTACTTCTCGCCCGACCACGTCTTCCTGAACATCCTGCCGACCGAGATGCGCTACGGTGGCCCCAAGGAAGCCATCCTGCATGCCATCATGCGCAAGAACTACGGCTGCACGCACATCGTCATCGGGCGTGACCACGCCGGCGTGTCGCGCAAGGACAAGACCCCGTACTACGGCGAGGAAGAGGCCATCGAGTTTTTCGCGAGCTTCGACGACCTGGGCATCCAGCCGATCATGATCCGCGGGGACTTCTGGTGGTGCAAGAAGTGCGGTCGGGTCGCGAGCAACCGCAACTGTCCGCACGGCGAGGATCTGCAGATACAGTTCTCGGGCACCATCATCCGCAAGGGCATTCTCGACGGCGCTCCGGTGCCCGAGGAAGTCATGCGGCCGGAAGTGCTGGAGGTCATCCGGCGGTTCGAGCAGCCCTTCGTGGAGTAG
- a CDS encoding amidohydrolase family protein — translation MVIDCHVHLMCRPGETQTEAVARTLRCMDRLGIHQACICLGDCLVVQPDADELRRQNEWAASTVALAPDRFIGFVYASPNYPDLSLELIREYRERGFRGIKLWVCQLCDHAGNDPICELAAELGLPVLQHTWFKATGNMPTESEPRHLLALARRHPRVNFIMAHAGGDWERGLRLVQGQPNIIPDTCGNDPEAGFTELAVRLLGAERLVFGSDATGRSFASQLGKVVGADIPEADKRLILGGNLLGLMPS, via the coding sequence TTGGTCATTGACTGTCATGTCCACCTGATGTGCCGGCCTGGCGAGACCCAGACCGAGGCCGTGGCGCGTACGCTGCGCTGCATGGATCGCCTCGGCATACACCAGGCCTGCATCTGCCTGGGAGACTGCCTGGTCGTCCAGCCCGACGCCGACGAGCTGCGCCGGCAGAACGAGTGGGCCGCCAGCACCGTGGCCCTGGCCCCCGACCGCTTCATCGGCTTCGTCTACGCCAGCCCCAACTACCCCGACCTGTCGCTGGAGCTGATCCGCGAGTACCGCGAGCGGGGCTTCCGGGGGATCAAGCTGTGGGTCTGCCAGCTCTGCGACCACGCCGGCAATGACCCGATCTGCGAGTTGGCGGCCGAGCTCGGCCTGCCGGTGCTGCAGCACACCTGGTTCAAGGCCACCGGCAACATGCCGACCGAGTCCGAGCCGAGGCACCTGCTGGCCCTCGCGCGGCGCCACCCGCGCGTCAACTTCATCATGGCTCACGCCGGCGGCGACTGGGAGCGCGGCCTGCGCCTGGTGCAGGGCCAGCCCAACATCATTCCCGACACTTGCGGCAACGACCCCGAGGCGGGCTTCACCGAGCTTGCGGTGAGGCTCTTGGGGGCCGAGCGGCTCGTGTTCGGCTCCGATGCCACCGGGCGCAGCTTCGCCTCACAACTGGGCAAGGTCGTCGGCGCCGACATCCCGGAGGCCGACAAGCGCCTCATTCTCGGGGGGAACCTGTTGGGACTGATGCCATCATGA
- a CDS encoding DUF1559 domain-containing protein: MRRGFTLIELLVVIAIIAILAAILFPVFAKAREKARAASCQSNLKQMGVALIMYNNDYDETNLKRRVSSTAPTSMFWYNVIQPYVKNTQLNLCPSYPWNGGWCTSCDPCRPNSTRSYDMACEGSLRSMANGPRESEIQAAATTMWVFDCYCEYSANPIATRYSVGWFLTNQTGVAAWRHNQGMNVCFVDGHVKWVKWIKASDLSIDPTDDIM; encoded by the coding sequence ATGCGACGCGGTTTCACGCTCATTGAGTTGCTGGTCGTGATCGCGATCATCGCGATCCTTGCCGCGATTCTCTTCCCCGTCTTCGCCAAGGCCAGAGAGAAGGCCAGGGCGGCAAGCTGCCAGAGCAACCTCAAGCAGATGGGCGTTGCTCTGATCATGTACAACAATGACTACGACGAGACGAACTTGAAGCGCCGGGTCAGCAGCACGGCTCCCACCAGCATGTTCTGGTACAACGTCATCCAGCCCTACGTGAAGAACACCCAGCTCAACCTGTGCCCGAGCTACCCGTGGAATGGCGGCTGGTGCACGAGCTGCGACCCGTGTCGCCCGAACAGCACGCGCTCGTACGACATGGCTTGCGAGGGGAGCCTGCGCTCCATGGCAAACGGGCCCCGCGAGTCCGAGATACAGGCGGCGGCGACCACCATGTGGGTGTTCGACTGCTACTGCGAGTACTCGGCCAACCCCATTGCCACCAGGTATTCTGTGGGTTGGTTTCTCACCAACCAGACGGGTGTCGCGGCATGGCGTCACAATCAGGGCATGAACGTCTGTTTTGTGGACGGTCATGTGAAGTGGGTGAAGTGGATCAAGGCCAGCGACTTGAGCATTGATCCGACTGACGACATCATGTAG
- the trpA gene encoding tryptophan synthase subunit alpha encodes MIDRIHKAFAAAKAEQRGALMPYVTAGDPDLTASRAILEAIERAGADLVEFGIPYSDPLADGPVIQAAAQRALKSGATLAGVLELVRGFRADGHELPLVIMTCYNPILQYGPERFAADLAAAGGDGVLITDLPPAESEEWVRLAGENRLGTVFLVAPTTPPERVYLATERATAFVYAVARAGVTGTRDELPADLAQLIANIRAQTDLPVAVGFGISKPEHVRQVWELADGAIVGSALVKVIAEHVGQAGLTAAVEEFVLGLRGP; translated from the coding sequence ATGATAGACCGCATCCACAAGGCCTTTGCCGCCGCCAAAGCTGAGCAGCGCGGGGCCCTCATGCCCTATGTCACGGCCGGCGACCCCGACCTGACAGCCTCACGGGCCATTCTGGAGGCCATCGAGCGCGCCGGCGCCGACCTGGTCGAGTTCGGCATTCCGTACTCCGACCCGCTGGCCGACGGGCCTGTCATCCAGGCCGCGGCCCAGCGTGCGCTCAAGTCGGGCGCGACACTGGCGGGGGTGCTGGAGCTGGTCCGTGGCTTCCGCGCCGACGGCCACGAACTGCCGCTGGTCATCATGACCTGCTACAACCCGATCCTGCAGTACGGGCCGGAGCGCTTTGCGGCGGACCTGGCAGCGGCCGGGGGCGATGGCGTGCTGATCACCGACCTGCCGCCCGCGGAGAGCGAGGAGTGGGTGCGCCTCGCGGGGGAGAACAGGCTGGGGACGGTCTTCCTGGTCGCGCCGACGACCCCACCGGAGCGGGTATATCTGGCTACGGAGCGCGCCACGGCCTTCGTGTATGCCGTGGCACGGGCGGGCGTGACGGGGACACGCGATGAGCTGCCGGCCGATCTGGCGCAGCTCATCGCCAACATCCGCGCGCAGACCGACCTGCCGGTGGCGGTGGGCTTCGGGATCAGCAAGCCCGAGCACGTGCGGCAGGTGTGGGAGCTCGCGGACGGCGCCATCGTGGGCAGCGCACTGGTGAAAGTCATCGCCGAGCATGTGGGGCAGGCGGGGCTGACGGCGGCCGTGGAGGAGTTCGTGCTGGGGCTGCGGGGTCCCTAG
- a CDS encoding alkaline phosphatase family protein, whose amino-acid sequence MTNEAAPHGPRTPDPGSRRVMVIGWDCASPEHVLRQWRDQLPNISRLMATGLSGPLRSTDPPITVPAWTAMMSSRNPGVLGFYGFRNRRTGTYDGKWIATAGAVKVPRAWEIASAAGKRVCVLGVPQTYPIKPVNGVCVSCFLTPSTDSAFVYPPELKEQVQRVADGYMIDIDNFRTEDKQWLLNEIYRMTDKQFAVARHFLQQERWDFFMQVTMGPDRLGHGFWKYCDPAHPKYEAGNCFETAMLDYYKHLDAQLGELVALGGDDVTVLVVSDHGGKAMRGSLNLNEWLMNEGYLVLKEPVNGVTRFTEDLVDWSRTKAWGWGGYYARVFMNVQGREPQGTIAPEDYEREREVLARRLEAIPDDQGRTMATRALRPEELYPCGDMADAPDLFVYFDDLHWRSSQDIGHGTLWSFDTEIGPDDSVHDYYGMFVMSPAPGREGQEAADLDLLDVGPTVLKLMGLPVPPKMEGTAIL is encoded by the coding sequence ATGACTAACGAAGCTGCCCCACACGGACCCCGGACCCCGGACCCCGGTTCCCGCCGTGTCATGGTCATCGGCTGGGACTGCGCCTCACCGGAGCATGTGCTCCGCCAGTGGCGCGACCAGTTGCCCAACATCAGCCGCCTGATGGCGACCGGCCTGTCCGGGCCACTGCGCAGCACCGACCCGCCCATCACGGTGCCTGCGTGGACCGCGATGATGTCCTCGCGTAACCCCGGCGTGCTGGGCTTCTACGGCTTCCGCAACCGCAGGACAGGCACCTATGACGGCAAGTGGATCGCCACGGCCGGGGCCGTCAAGGTCCCGCGCGCCTGGGAGATCGCCTCGGCGGCCGGCAAGCGCGTGTGTGTCCTCGGTGTGCCGCAGACGTACCCCATCAAGCCCGTCAACGGTGTCTGCGTCTCCTGCTTCCTGACCCCGAGCACCGACAGCGCCTTCGTCTACCCACCCGAGCTGAAGGAGCAGGTACAGCGGGTGGCGGACGGCTACATGATTGACATAGACAACTTCCGCACCGAAGACAAGCAGTGGCTGCTGAATGAGATCTACCGCATGACCGACAAGCAGTTCGCGGTGGCCCGGCACTTCCTGCAGCAGGAGCGGTGGGACTTCTTCATGCAGGTGACGATGGGCCCCGACCGCCTCGGCCACGGGTTCTGGAAGTACTGCGACCCCGCCCATCCGAAGTACGAGGCCGGCAACTGCTTCGAGACCGCCATGCTCGATTACTACAAGCACCTGGATGCCCAGTTGGGCGAGTTAGTGGCCCTCGGCGGGGATGACGTGACCGTGCTGGTGGTGTCCGACCATGGCGGGAAGGCCATGCGGGGCTCGCTCAATCTCAACGAGTGGCTGATGAACGAGGGCTACCTGGTGCTCAAGGAGCCGGTGAACGGGGTCACTCGCTTCACCGAAGACTTGGTGGACTGGTCGCGGACGAAGGCCTGGGGCTGGGGCGGGTACTATGCGCGCGTGTTCATGAACGTGCAGGGGCGCGAGCCCCAGGGGACCATCGCGCCGGAGGACTACGAGCGCGAGCGCGAGGTCCTGGCCCGCAGGCTGGAGGCCATCCCCGACGACCAGGGGCGGACCATGGCGACCCGGGCGCTACGCCCCGAAGAGCTGTACCCGTGCGGCGACATGGCGGACGCGCCGGACCTGTTCGTCTACTTCGACGATCTGCACTGGCGCTCGAGCCAGGACATCGGCCACGGGACGCTGTGGAGCTTCGACACCGAGATCGGGCCGGATGACTCGGTCCATGACTACTATGGCATGTTCGTGATGAGCCCGGCGCCGGGGCGCGAGGGCCAGGAAGCCGCTGATCTGGACCTCCTGGATGTCGGCCCGACGGTGCTCAAGCTCATGGGCCTGCCAGTGCCGCCGAAGATGGAAGGGACGGCGATCCTGTAG
- a CDS encoding glycoside hydrolase: MTNVTIRTICEPPVPNQLVCDTTLRELPDGSWAMVMLGGGPTEPHPDNRVFLTRSLDRGETWAEFERLDFGLGEAAQTVSHLMVVDGRCTLFVQSHNGGFGQWRSWMIRSDDLCHTWAEPEPMPGFLAERTFIRPHIAVGEGRILLPWQHYLRWDVQSTDLRDGRFFHVVRDSRNGVLVSDDGGRTWALHGGVRLSDDPEYHAWAEPTIVGLSDGRIAMLIRADGKGCLYRADSVDGGVTWPEFAAPTDIPNPGSKATLLAFPDHRIALLHNPSVQGRRPLALWISDDDMASWGHQQVLVPESLDGPVPGPGLSYPDGFVSGDGRRLHFVFDDNRHRAVYVGVDVP, translated from the coding sequence TTGACTAACGTCACCATCCGGACCATCTGCGAGCCGCCGGTGCCGAACCAGTTGGTGTGCGACACGACACTGCGGGAGTTGCCGGACGGCTCGTGGGCCATGGTCATGCTGGGCGGGGGGCCTACCGAACCGCACCCCGACAACCGCGTCTTCCTGACCCGCAGCCTCGACCGGGGCGAGACCTGGGCGGAGTTCGAGCGGCTCGACTTCGGCCTGGGTGAGGCAGCCCAGACTGTCTCGCACCTGATGGTCGTGGACGGACGCTGCACGCTGTTCGTGCAGAGCCACAACGGCGGCTTCGGGCAGTGGCGGTCGTGGATGATCCGCAGTGACGACCTGTGCCACACATGGGCGGAGCCGGAGCCGATGCCCGGCTTCCTGGCTGAACGCACCTTCATCCGGCCGCATATCGCGGTAGGCGAGGGGCGTATCCTGCTGCCCTGGCAGCACTACCTGCGGTGGGACGTGCAGTCCACGGACCTGCGGGATGGTCGTTTCTTCCACGTCGTGCGCGATTCGCGCAATGGCGTGCTCGTCAGCGACGACGGCGGGAGAACTTGGGCTCTCCACGGCGGCGTCCGCCTCAGCGACGATCCCGAGTACCACGCCTGGGCTGAGCCGACCATCGTCGGGCTGAGCGACGGCCGCATCGCGATGCTGATCCGCGCCGACGGGAAGGGCTGCCTGTACCGGGCCGACTCAGTGGACGGCGGGGTCACATGGCCGGAGTTTGCGGCTCCGACGGACATCCCGAACCCCGGCTCGAAGGCGACGCTCCTGGCCTTCCCGGACCACCGGATCGCGCTGCTGCACAATCCCAGCGTGCAGGGCCGACGCCCGCTGGCACTGTGGATCAGCGATGACGACATGGCGAGCTGGGGCCATCAGCAGGTGCTGGTGCCCGAGTCGCTGGATGGGCCGGTACCGGGGCCGGGGCTGTCGTATCCCGACGGCTTCGTCAGCGGCGATGGCCGCAGGTTGCACTTCGTGTTCGACGACAACCGCCACCGGGCGGTCTATGTCGGTGTAGACGTGCCATAG
- a CDS encoding Gfo/Idh/MocA family oxidoreductase produces MSDTLKIGLIGCGGLGRAQAKIAASEPGVELAAVSDVNLQSAQEVAAEHHVPVAVDDHRKLLELGLDGVLVVTPTFTHKDICLDAARAGVNIFCEKPMATSVADCQEMIEAAQATKVQLMIGFVMRFYPAYVEMKRRIDAGDIGDVRLTWTVRMGGRPPAGIGEWRREASKVGGLYSAAIHQMDLLLWMGGPVEMVEGLCNWGTFSDTDTEDSIIISWRHTNGAIGSLHSSQLYPVGGSAYGVGGTRGALKIEGNTLFFADHTGHSETVEVPVGEPALTLELRHFFDCVRSGEPNRIPGEAGRDAQAVFEAAYRSSDRNAPVVLPL; encoded by the coding sequence ATGTCTGATACGCTGAAGATCGGGCTCATCGGCTGTGGCGGTCTCGGGCGGGCTCAGGCCAAGATCGCGGCCTCGGAGCCGGGCGTGGAGTTGGCCGCCGTGTCTGATGTGAACCTGCAGAGCGCCCAGGAAGTGGCCGCCGAGCATCACGTCCCCGTGGCCGTGGATGACCACCGGAAGCTGCTGGAGCTGGGCCTGGACGGCGTGCTCGTCGTGACACCCACCTTCACCCACAAGGACATCTGTCTCGACGCCGCGCGCGCCGGGGTGAACATCTTCTGCGAAAAGCCCATGGCGACGTCCGTCGCGGACTGCCAGGAGATGATCGAGGCGGCGCAGGCGACCAAGGTGCAGCTCATGATCGGCTTTGTGATGCGCTTCTACCCGGCCTATGTCGAGATGAAGCGTCGCATAGACGCCGGGGACATCGGGGATGTCCGCCTGACCTGGACCGTGCGCATGGGCGGGCGCCCGCCGGCCGGGATCGGCGAATGGCGCCGTGAAGCCAGCAAGGTGGGCGGGCTGTATTCCGCCGCGATCCACCAGATGGACCTGCTGCTGTGGATGGGCGGTCCGGTGGAGATGGTGGAGGGGCTGTGCAACTGGGGCACCTTCTCCGACACCGATACCGAAGACAGCATCATTATCTCGTGGCGTCACACGAATGGCGCCATCGGCTCGCTGCACAGCAGCCAGTTGTACCCGGTCGGCGGCAGCGCCTACGGCGTAGGCGGCACTCGGGGCGCCCTGAAGATCGAGGGCAACACGCTCTTCTTCGCCGACCACACGGGCCACAGCGAGACCGTCGAGGTGCCCGTCGGCGAGCCCGCCCTGACGCTGGAGTTGCGGCACTTCTTCGACTGCGTGCGCAGCGGGGAGCCCAATCGCATCCCCGGTGAAGCCGGTCGCGACGCGCAGGCGGTCTTCGAGGCGGCGTACCGGTCGTCGGACCGGAACGCCCCGGTGGTCCTGCCGCTGTAG
- the cysC gene encoding adenylyl-sulfate kinase, whose amino-acid sequence MEKTGAVIWFTGLAGSGKSTIASVVAAMLAERGLPVENLDADEVRQNLSPNLGFSLEARDENTKRLAWMGKMLSKHGVNVVIAAVATLRRFRDRAREMCPHFVEVYVRCPLEVCQERDAKGLYARRARGEINDVDGIDIPYEEALNPEVVIDTSTTDVEACAQAVVAKLAELGYI is encoded by the coding sequence ATGGAGAAGACAGGCGCCGTTATCTGGTTCACCGGTCTGGCCGGGTCGGGCAAGTCCACCATCGCCAGCGTAGTCGCGGCGATGCTGGCCGAGCGTGGCCTGCCCGTAGAGAACCTGGACGCCGATGAGGTGCGCCAGAACCTGTCGCCGAACCTCGGCTTCAGCCTGGAAGCGCGCGACGAGAACACCAAGCGTCTGGCGTGGATGGGCAAGATGCTGTCCAAGCACGGCGTGAATGTCGTCATTGCCGCGGTGGCGACGCTGCGCCGGTTCCGCGACCGCGCGCGGGAGATGTGCCCGCACTTCGTCGAGGTGTACGTCAGGTGCCCGTTGGAGGTCTGCCAGGAGCGCGACGCCAAGGGCCTGTATGCCCGCCGGGCGCGCGGGGAGATCAACGACGTGGACGGCATTGACATCCCCTACGAGGAAGCGCTGAACCCCGAAGTGGTCATTGACACCAGCACCACCGACGTGGAAGCCTGCGCGCAGGCCGTGGTGGCGAAGCTGGCGGAGTTGGGGTACATCTAG
- a CDS encoding mannitol-1-phosphate 5-dehydrogenase, which translates to METFVQIGAGNIGRSFIGQLFSRAGFEVIFLDVVEDVIAALNRERRYRVEIKDRVPETIWVEHVRGVNSRDVAAAARALADCRCCGTAVGPKALPFVIPTLAEGLRLRHAEGKPPLDVIICENMREAAAAVRAGLVQHLPPGFPLDDVVGLVETSIGKMVPIMSAEDRAADPLLVFAEAYNTLICDAAAFKNPVPDVRGLDPKQNMKAYVDRKSFIHNFGHALCAYLGYLQDPSLTTTWQAVEHPVVGPAVRAGMWESGRALMEVYPEEFNEQNQGAHIEDLISRFANRALGDTLHRVGRDLQRKLSREDRVIGPLLMDLREGVEPEYTALCAAAGMHFRAPDEQGELFPADREFLDTMAPRGVEWVLSHVCGLDAAEPLDAQARALITAAEKRIRQAQADGRAVLD; encoded by the coding sequence ATGGAAACGTTTGTGCAGATCGGCGCCGGGAACATCGGGCGCTCGTTCATCGGCCAGCTCTTCTCCCGGGCCGGCTTTGAGGTCATCTTCCTCGATGTGGTCGAGGACGTCATCGCCGCCCTGAACCGGGAGCGGCGCTACCGCGTCGAGATCAAGGACCGTGTGCCCGAGACCATCTGGGTCGAGCACGTGCGGGGTGTCAACAGCAGGGACGTGGCCGCGGCAGCGCGGGCGCTGGCGGATTGCCGCTGCTGCGGCACGGCCGTGGGGCCCAAGGCCCTGCCCTTCGTCATCCCGACCCTGGCTGAGGGGCTGCGGCTCCGCCACGCCGAGGGGAAGCCCCCGCTGGATGTCATCATCTGTGAGAACATGCGCGAGGCTGCGGCCGCGGTGCGCGCGGGGCTCGTGCAGCATCTTCCGCCCGGCTTCCCGCTGGACGACGTGGTGGGCCTGGTCGAGACCAGCATCGGCAAGATGGTGCCGATCATGAGCGCCGAGGATCGCGCCGCCGACCCGCTGCTCGTGTTCGCCGAGGCCTACAACACGCTCATCTGCGATGCGGCCGCCTTCAAGAACCCCGTGCCCGACGTGCGCGGTCTGGACCCCAAGCAGAACATGAAGGCCTATGTGGACCGCAAGTCCTTCATCCATAACTTCGGCCATGCCCTGTGCGCGTATCTGGGCTATCTCCAGGACCCGAGCCTGACGACCACCTGGCAGGCGGTCGAGCATCCGGTGGTGGGGCCAGCGGTGCGGGCAGGGATGTGGGAGTCCGGCCGCGCGCTCATGGAGGTGTACCCGGAGGAGTTCAACGAGCAGAACCAGGGCGCGCACATCGAGGACCTGATCTCACGCTTTGCCAATAGGGCGCTGGGCGACACGCTGCACCGCGTCGGGCGGGACCTGCAGCGGAAGCTGTCGCGCGAGGATCGCGTGATCGGGCCGCTGCTGATGGACCTGCGTGAGGGCGTCGAGCCGGAATACACGGCATTGTGCGCCGCGGCCGGGATGCACTTCCGGGCCCCGGACGAGCAGGGCGAGCTGTTCCCGGCGGACCGGGAGTTCCTCGACACGATGGCCCCGCGCGGTGTGGAATGGGTGCTGAGCCACGTGTGTGGACTGGACGCAGCGGAGCCGCTGGACGCGCAGGCGAGGGCGCTCATCACCGCGGCGGAAAAGCGCATCCGACAGGCGCAGGCTGACGGGAGGGCCGTGCTTGACTAA